Proteins from a genomic interval of Collinsella sp. zg1085:
- the ftsE gene encoding cell division ATP-binding protein FtsE, translating into MGNHFRTSGDEQSVAPAPMPEMQSSETPTSDTTFTTAAASQAAHRIPDPLAPVTSHADVFMSAEHAETSRNPSDIDDERFRTRDGAATLSSDMDERRQVADLDAALESPDFTTVFAPVRSQSTSNAEPSQREAARKAGMEPVILVEHLTKVYSAQPNKPALDDINLEIYPGEFVFLVGHSGSGKTTLLNTLLRNVKPSSGRVIVAGQDLMRIKNRRIPFLRRQIGAVFQDYKLLPNKTAYENVAFALQCIGKPRGVIRAQVPEVLRLVGLGDQMNSLPDQLSGGEQQRVSVARAMVNRPPLLICDEPTGNLDPAISLGIMKLLERINRTGTTVIVATHDREMVDSMHRRVIALEGGRVIRDQERGGYGNYGTF; encoded by the coding sequence GTGGGTAACCACTTCCGTACATCCGGGGATGAGCAATCGGTTGCACCAGCACCGATGCCAGAGATGCAAAGCTCTGAAACTCCTACTTCGGATACCACATTTACCACTGCTGCGGCTTCTCAGGCAGCACACAGGATTCCCGATCCGCTCGCTCCTGTGACCTCTCATGCTGATGTTTTTATGTCGGCAGAGCACGCAGAGACCTCTCGTAACCCCTCAGATATCGATGATGAGCGTTTTCGTACCCGTGATGGTGCGGCAACGCTGTCTTCTGATATGGACGAGCGTCGCCAGGTTGCAGACCTTGATGCAGCGCTTGAGAGCCCTGACTTTACAACGGTGTTTGCACCGGTGCGGTCTCAGTCTACCAGCAACGCCGAGCCCTCTCAGCGTGAGGCAGCTCGCAAGGCCGGCATGGAGCCTGTTATTCTTGTCGAGCATCTCACCAAGGTTTATTCGGCGCAGCCCAACAAACCAGCGCTTGACGACATTAACCTTGAGATTTATCCCGGCGAGTTTGTCTTTTTGGTAGGTCACTCGGGTTCAGGCAAAACAACGCTGCTCAATACTTTGTTGCGCAATGTTAAACCAAGCTCTGGTCGCGTAATTGTTGCTGGTCAAGATTTGATGCGCATCAAAAATCGTCGTATTCCGTTTTTACGCCGCCAAATTGGTGCAGTCTTTCAGGACTATAAGCTTTTGCCCAATAAGACTGCCTATGAAAACGTAGCCTTTGCCTTGCAATGCATAGGCAAGCCTCGTGGCGTTATTCGTGCACAGGTGCCTGAGGTGCTCCGCTTGGTGGGCTTGGGCGATCAGATGAACTCCTTGCCCGATCAGCTCTCAGGTGGTGAGCAGCAGCGTGTATCGGTTGCGCGTGCGATGGTTAATCGTCCACCGTTGCTTATCTGTGACGAGCCAACCGGTAACTTGGACCCGGCTATTTCGCTTGGCATTATGAAGCTGCTTGAGCGCATCAATCGTACGGGTACCACCGTTATCGTTGCCACGCATGACCGTGAGATGGTCGATTCAATGCATCGCCGCGTTATTGCACTTGAAGGCGGTCGGGTAATTCGTGACCAGGAGAGGGGAGGCTACGGAAACTATGGCACCTTCTAA
- a CDS encoding O-acetylhomoserine aminocarboxypropyltransferase/cysteine synthase family protein, which produces MSTFVNNPEHQFKFDTLQLHVGQEQPDSATDARAVPIYQTTSYVFRDSQHAADRFGLADAGNIYGRLTNSTQGVLEERVAALEGGVAGLALASGAAAITLTLQALAQAGDHVVAQKTIYGGSYNLLEHTLSQFGVTTTFVDAHNLEEVSHAIQDNTKVIYLETLGNPNSDIPNVDAISKIAQEYQIPVVVDNTFGTPYLFRPLEHGANIVVHSATKFIGGHGSSLGGIIVDGGNFDWRASGKYPLIADGNPSYHGVSFVDAAGPAAFVTYVRAILLRDEGPCISPFNAWILLQGLETLSLRLDRHAANAKRVVEFLSQHPRVVKVNHPSLPNHPDHELYERYFPNGGASIFTFEIEGGKEAAWKFIDSLQVFSLLANVADVKSLAIHPATTTHSQLTAAELEDQGISEATIRLSIGTEDIDDILWDLGQALDA; this is translated from the coding sequence ATGAGCACCTTTGTTAACAATCCTGAGCACCAGTTTAAGTTTGATACGCTTCAGCTTCATGTTGGACAAGAGCAACCCGATTCTGCAACCGATGCTCGCGCGGTGCCAATTTATCAAACCACGAGCTACGTATTCCGCGATTCTCAGCACGCCGCCGATCGCTTTGGTCTAGCAGATGCAGGCAATATCTATGGCCGTCTTACCAATTCAACTCAGGGCGTTCTTGAAGAGCGCGTTGCTGCTCTTGAGGGCGGTGTTGCCGGTTTGGCTCTGGCGTCAGGCGCGGCAGCTATTACCTTGACCTTACAGGCTCTTGCTCAGGCGGGTGACCATGTAGTGGCTCAAAAAACTATCTATGGTGGTAGCTATAACCTACTTGAGCATACGCTGTCTCAATTTGGTGTTACAACCACCTTTGTTGATGCTCATAATCTTGAAGAGGTATCACATGCTATTCAAGATAATACCAAGGTGATTTATTTAGAGACGCTTGGTAACCCCAACTCAGATATTCCTAATGTCGATGCAATTTCTAAGATTGCACAAGAGTATCAGATTCCCGTAGTTGTAGATAATACCTTTGGTACGCCGTATCTGTTCCGTCCACTCGAGCACGGTGCCAACATTGTTGTTCACTCTGCAACTAAGTTTATTGGCGGACATGGGTCAAGCTTGGGCGGCATTATTGTTGATGGCGGAAATTTTGACTGGCGTGCGAGCGGAAAGTATCCGTTGATTGCCGATGGTAACCCGAGCTATCACGGAGTTTCCTTTGTTGATGCTGCAGGTCCTGCTGCCTTTGTTACCTATGTACGCGCAATCTTGCTACGCGATGAGGGCCCCTGTATCTCACCATTCAATGCTTGGATTTTGCTGCAAGGCTTAGAAACCTTGTCGCTGCGTTTGGACCGCCACGCTGCAAATGCTAAGCGAGTGGTTGAGTTTTTGTCGCAGCATCCGCGTGTTGTTAAGGTCAATCATCCAAGCTTGCCCAATCACCCCGACCATGAGCTGTATGAGCGCTATTTCCCCAACGGTGGAGCGTCTATCTTTACTTTTGAAATTGAAGGCGGCAAAGAAGCTGCATGGAAGTTTATCGACTCACTGCAGGTTTTCTCACTGCTAGCAAATGTTGCTGATGTAAAGAGCTTGGCTATTCATCCGGCAACAACGACGCACTCCCAGCTAACGGCGGCAGAGCTTGAAGACCAAGGAATTTCCGAAGCAACCATTCGTCTCTCAATTGGCACCGAGGATATTGATGATATTTTGTGGGACCTCGGTCAGGCTCTTGATGCGTAA
- the rnhA gene encoding ribonuclease HI, with protein sequence MRVDIYTDGAARGNPGRGGYGSVLCYQSPSGKTHMLELSRGYQCTTNNRMELMGVIAAIEALKQPCELVVHSDSQYVVRAFTERWIDAWQAKGWKTASKQPVKNVDLWKRLLAVMNQHEVRFVWVKGHAGHPLNERCDSLATQAADGDELLVDTGFRAEM encoded by the coding sequence ATGCGGGTTGATATATATACTGATGGTGCCGCGCGCGGTAATCCGGGGCGTGGGGGGTACGGATCGGTGCTTTGCTATCAGAGCCCATCGGGTAAAACACACATGCTTGAGCTGTCACGTGGCTATCAGTGCACCACAAATAACCGCATGGAGCTTATGGGAGTCATTGCCGCCATTGAGGCGCTTAAACAACCGTGTGAGCTTGTGGTGCATTCAGATTCACAATATGTCGTGCGGGCATTTACTGAGCGCTGGATTGATGCGTGGCAGGCAAAGGGGTGGAAAACAGCCTCAAAACAACCGGTCAAAAATGTTGATTTATGGAAACGATTGCTTGCTGTTATGAACCAGCATGAGGTACGTTTTGTTTGGGTGAAAGGGCATGCTGGTCATCCGCTCAATGAGCGCTGTGATAGTCTGGCCACGCAAGCCGCTGATGGAGATGAGTTGCTCGTTGATACAGGTTTTCGAGCTGAAATGTAG
- a CDS encoding DEAD/DEAH box helicase, giving the protein MTTQASSTSTYTAPDTTTSFEELGLTGPMLQAVFDLAYTSPTPVQEAAIPAALSGADVLAAAQTGTGKTAAFLLPTLARLEPLSHKAYRQRGKFGPQALIITPTRELASQIETNCRVIAKRTGHRSVTVVGGVSYNPQRSALKRGCDILVATPGRLEDLLEQGACKLDQVQTLVLDEADRMLDMGFLPTIKRLVHAVPKTRQTLLFSATLDDAAIGSIKNLVHNPVHIEIAPRTSTAETVEQFILPVSLEAKNRVLPQLLKRFGSSHVIVFCRTKRRADTVCKRLVRAGIRSLAIHGDRSQAQRERALDEFQRGRIEVLVATDVLARGIDIHGVNYVVNFDVPEEPVDYIHRIGRTGRAGELGWSLTIVTEQDIDDFYDIEALMKKTAKLLDVSGDGLVDCGEHPVVIDPYRHPKARIAGKKEKKRRREQVAARIEKRYAQSGVPAGVLRRRTERASSSASTPVSYHQRRTRSSDNESTRRRRYRSVVA; this is encoded by the coding sequence ATGACAACACAAGCATCATCAACATCTACCTATACAGCACCTGATACAACAACATCATTTGAGGAGCTTGGACTGACAGGCCCTATGCTTCAAGCAGTTTTTGATTTGGCGTATACCAGCCCTACACCCGTGCAAGAAGCTGCAATTCCTGCAGCACTCAGTGGGGCAGACGTGCTTGCCGCAGCGCAAACAGGAACTGGCAAAACAGCGGCATTTCTTCTTCCAACGCTTGCGCGCTTAGAACCTTTATCACATAAAGCTTATCGGCAACGTGGAAAGTTTGGCCCTCAAGCGCTTATTATCACTCCAACGCGTGAGCTTGCATCACAAATTGAAACAAACTGCCGAGTTATTGCAAAGCGAACGGGACACCGCAGCGTTACTGTGGTTGGTGGCGTGTCGTATAACCCGCAGCGCAGCGCTCTTAAGCGTGGCTGTGACATCTTAGTTGCAACACCGGGTCGCCTTGAAGATTTGCTTGAGCAAGGAGCATGCAAGCTTGACCAGGTGCAAACCTTGGTACTTGATGAAGCAGACCGCATGCTCGATATGGGTTTTTTGCCTACCATAAAACGGCTCGTACACGCTGTGCCTAAAACACGCCAGACGCTACTCTTTTCAGCAACTCTTGACGATGCCGCAATTGGGTCAATAAAAAATCTCGTACATAATCCCGTGCACATAGAGATTGCTCCGCGTACATCAACGGCTGAAACCGTGGAACAGTTTATATTGCCTGTTTCGCTTGAGGCAAAAAACAGAGTCTTACCGCAGCTGCTTAAGCGCTTTGGTAGCTCACATGTAATTGTATTTTGTCGAACTAAACGACGTGCAGATACTGTGTGTAAGCGTCTTGTTCGCGCCGGTATACGTAGTTTGGCAATTCATGGTGATAGAAGCCAAGCGCAGCGTGAGCGAGCCCTGGACGAGTTTCAAAGAGGACGCATTGAAGTCTTGGTTGCAACTGATGTACTTGCTCGTGGTATTGATATTCATGGCGTGAACTATGTTGTTAACTTTGACGTTCCAGAAGAGCCGGTGGATTATATTCATCGCATTGGTAGAACAGGCCGTGCGGGTGAGCTGGGGTGGTCGTTAACGATTGTGACTGAGCAAGATATTGATGACTTCTATGATATTGAAGCTCTTATGAAAAAGACAGCAAAGCTGCTTGATGTCTCGGGTGATGGCTTAGTTGATTGCGGTGAGCATCCTGTTGTAATTGACCCGTATCGCCATCCAAAAGCACGGATTGCGGGTAAAAAGGAGAAAAAACGTCGCCGTGAGCAGGTCGCAGCACGTATTGAAAAGCGTTATGCTCAAAGCGGTGTACCCGCAGGCGTGCTTCGGCGGAGAACCGAGCGAGCAAGTTCATCTGCAAGCACACCTGTGTCGTATCATCAGAGGCGCACTCGCTCTAGCGATAATGAAAGCACGAGAAGGCGCAGGTATCGCTCGGTGGTTGCGTGA
- the ftsX gene encoding permease-like cell division protein FtsX, whose amino-acid sequence MAPSNLGYSIREAGSHFARNLTTSVGAVITIFLSLFIIGLFIVGSSMVNSIIGGVESQVSINAYLDDAASDDAVQRFMNELKSWDNVKTVSFKSKEDALAEYKKSTASKADATIAALDGENPLPRSYTIEMEEPSQVESTAAKLRENSSFQQIADGGDVNSSIVYGREEVGRLFQVTNYIRIAAVVLVALLTFVAFIFMNNTIRLSITARRREIAIMRLVGASNGFIRGPFVTEGVIQAILGSVFAIGALELVRNLLFPKIQQGISFFQMEVPYNLYLMTYGALILLGVLIGLFGSAIAMRRYLKV is encoded by the coding sequence ATGGCACCTTCTAATCTGGGATATTCTATTCGCGAGGCAGGAAGCCATTTTGCACGCAATCTCACAACGTCGGTGGGTGCTGTAATTACCATTTTCCTGTCGCTGTTTATTATTGGCTTGTTTATTGTGGGTTCAAGCATGGTGAACTCCATTATCGGAGGTGTTGAGAGCCAAGTTTCTATCAACGCCTATCTGGACGATGCAGCCTCTGATGATGCTGTTCAGCGTTTTATGAACGAGCTTAAAAGCTGGGATAATGTAAAGACGGTAAGCTTTAAGAGCAAAGAGGACGCACTCGCTGAATATAAGAAATCAACCGCAAGTAAGGCGGATGCAACCATTGCTGCGCTTGACGGCGAAAACCCGCTGCCTCGTTCGTACACCATTGAGATGGAAGAGCCCTCTCAGGTTGAAAGCACAGCAGCTAAATTGCGTGAAAATTCGAGCTTCCAACAAATTGCTGATGGGGGCGATGTTAACTCTTCAATCGTGTACGGGCGTGAAGAGGTGGGTCGCTTGTTCCAGGTGACTAACTATATTCGCATCGCCGCGGTTGTTCTGGTGGCGCTTCTAACCTTTGTTGCCTTTATCTTTATGAACAATACCATTCGCCTCTCTATTACTGCTCGCCGCCGCGAGATTGCCATCATGAGATTGGTAGGTGCATCAAACGGCTTTATCCGCGGGCCTTTTGTTACCGAAGGTGTTATTCAGGCAATTTTGGGTTCTGTTTTTGCGATTGGTGCCCTTGAGTTGGTTCGCAATCTCTTGTTTCCTAAGATTCAGCAGGGTATTTCCTTTTTTCAGATGGAGGTACCTTATAACCTCTATCTCATGACCTATGGCGCTTTGATTTTGCTCGGTGTGCTTATTGGTCTGTTTGGATCGGCTATTGCTATGCGCCGATATCTCAAGGTGTAG
- a CDS encoding YoaK family protein, which yields MERARQISDSIELGIVLSLIGGFMDAYSYIGRGGVFANAQTGNLLLMGVHLSQGNIALSTRFLMPVLSFGVGIVVADIVRTRLGRTIHWRQIVVLAEALILALVAFLAPEANLVANCLTSFACGMQVESFRAIHGHSIATTMCIGNLRSCLQSVDSYVFTHKKRYLERALLYFGVILTFVLGAVLGNLCVDMFAERAMLVASIMCMFAFALMFIDREQQFVAHTESVAHHTETTAQKTTKLFSPHQNSRIYTQASHQQSDMSISEEHGAHHAG from the coding sequence ATGGAACGCGCTCGCCAAATATCAGACTCAATTGAATTGGGAATTGTGCTATCGCTGATAGGTGGCTTCATGGATGCCTACTCCTATATCGGGCGGGGAGGTGTTTTTGCCAACGCACAGACCGGCAATTTGCTACTTATGGGGGTTCATCTCTCACAAGGAAATATAGCTTTGAGCACGCGCTTTTTAATGCCAGTGCTCTCCTTTGGGGTAGGTATTGTTGTTGCTGATATTGTGCGTACAAGGCTTGGTCGCACCATACACTGGAGACAAATTGTTGTGCTTGCAGAAGCGCTTATTTTGGCGCTGGTGGCTTTTTTAGCTCCTGAGGCCAATCTGGTCGCAAATTGCTTAACATCCTTTGCCTGTGGCATGCAGGTTGAAAGTTTTCGGGCAATTCATGGACACTCCATTGCCACTACTATGTGCATTGGAAACCTACGTAGCTGTTTACAAAGTGTTGACAGCTACGTGTTTACGCATAAAAAGCGCTATCTTGAGCGAGCGCTCCTGTATTTTGGGGTTATTTTGACCTTTGTTTTAGGGGCGGTTCTTGGAAACCTCTGTGTGGATATGTTTGCTGAGCGCGCAATGCTCGTGGCATCAATTATGTGTATGTTTGCCTTTGCCTTGATGTTTATCGATAGAGAGCAACAGTTTGTTGCGCATACAGAGTCTGTAGCTCATCACACGGAGACTACCGCTCAAAAAACGACAAAGCTCTTTTCACCTCATCAAAACTCACGCATTTATACCCAAGCCTCTCATCAGCAAAGCGATATGTCAATATCAGAAGAGCATGGAGCACATCATGCGGGTTGA
- a CDS encoding CPBP family intramembrane glutamic endopeptidase, with the protein MSAEQMHNTSVNVASGSAMSKHEQASSVSIQPRYPRSMLGRVGWLTLCLLIGILMITLMGLGYYIWTIVFEVRSSLDTVSVTEILLSSDAQMRAALAGQVFAVPVLWLIWKRMRRHAFIHLYAQHVSMKQIGAAVVGILIAGVGIQLLMSFVLGLVLSQFPHLAQDYARHMEDLGTGTDIITVLSTALLAPILEEVTCRGLMFEYALRALAPFVPKDMRMRTSRNEGDTSQTEGLPHPPEGAQIGEIHAVHQEPEFTLSAPMHIPAMSEPPSTSESRVNSIEPSVATPETGLPRTEPQPPLSATELEEVATEPLEAILAKPSPDLVLPRHTKYALLGAMCIQAVLFGLLHGNIVQSSYAIVLGLVLGWVYLKSGKLWLSVCLHFAVNASSFFLEGLANLLAPAGDIGVFVVSVIITALGFRMFVRAFKRINSKAAMPLVLEN; encoded by the coding sequence ATGTCTGCTGAACAGATGCATAATACTTCTGTAAACGTTGCTTCTGGTAGCGCTATGTCAAAACACGAGCAAGCCTCTTCAGTATCAATTCAGCCACGGTATCCACGTTCTATGCTTGGCCGTGTTGGCTGGCTTACACTTTGTTTGTTAATAGGCATTCTCATGATAACGCTCATGGGACTTGGTTATTACATTTGGACAATAGTTTTTGAAGTGCGTTCAAGCTTGGATACCGTGAGCGTCACTGAGATTTTATTGTCGTCCGATGCCCAGATGCGCGCTGCTCTTGCTGGGCAAGTTTTTGCAGTGCCCGTGTTGTGGCTTATCTGGAAACGAATGCGTCGCCATGCATTTATTCATTTATATGCCCAGCACGTAAGCATGAAACAGATTGGTGCAGCTGTTGTAGGTATTTTAATTGCTGGCGTAGGTATACAGCTCTTGATGTCCTTTGTGTTAGGGCTTGTTTTATCTCAGTTTCCACACCTTGCCCAAGACTATGCAAGGCATATGGAAGACTTGGGTACGGGCACCGATATAATAACAGTGCTCTCAACGGCACTGCTGGCACCCATTCTTGAAGAAGTGACGTGCCGAGGCCTTATGTTTGAGTATGCTTTACGCGCCTTGGCGCCCTTTGTTCCAAAAGATATGCGTATGAGAACCTCAAGAAATGAGGGCGATACTTCTCAAACTGAGGGGCTGCCACACCCACCTGAGGGTGCCCAGATTGGTGAGATACATGCGGTTCATCAAGAGCCTGAGTTTACGCTATCAGCACCGATGCATATTCCAGCTATGTCTGAACCGCCTTCTACATCTGAATCCCGTGTGAATAGCATAGAGCCATCAGTAGCCACGCCAGAGACGGGCTTGCCCAGAACTGAGCCTCAACCACCTCTATCGGCGACAGAGCTGGAGGAGGTAGCGACCGAGCCACTTGAAGCTATTCTGGCGAAGCCTTCGCCAGACCTCGTTTTGCCGCGCCATACAAAGTATGCATTGTTAGGAGCAATGTGCATTCAGGCAGTTTTGTTTGGTCTCCTTCATGGAAATATAGTTCAGTCGAGCTATGCGATAGTTCTTGGACTTGTATTGGGTTGGGTATACCTAAAAAGCGGCAAGCTTTGGCTTTCTGTTTGCTTGCATTTTGCTGTTAATGCAAGCTCATTTTTCCTTGAAGGTCTTGCCAATTTGCTTGCTCCAGCGGGAGATATAGGAGTCTTTGTGGTGTCAGTCATTATTACAGCACTTGGGTTTCGTATGTTTGTCCGCGCATTTAAGCGCATAAACAGCAAGGCAGCTATGCCGTTGGTTTTAGAAAACTAG
- the ybaK gene encoding Cys-tRNA(Pro) deacylase: MAHHAVKKTNAMRELDRAGIVYKLHCYEVDENHISGVDVAEQLGENPMQVFKTLVCVANTHEYVACCVPVGNELNLKAAARAAGAKSLSMLPLSELLSVTGYIRGGCSPIGMKHAMLTLIDCSCQRFDTIFVSAGKRGYQLELSPQDLVRFCQAQLAAISAEE, from the coding sequence ATGGCTCATCACGCAGTAAAAAAGACTAATGCTATGCGCGAACTTGATCGCGCAGGTATTGTGTATAAACTCCACTGCTATGAGGTTGATGAAAACCATATCTCGGGCGTAGATGTTGCTGAGCAGCTGGGAGAGAATCCCATGCAGGTATTTAAGACGCTTGTCTGTGTTGCCAATACGCATGAATATGTAGCTTGTTGTGTTCCTGTTGGTAACGAGCTTAATCTTAAAGCTGCTGCCCGCGCAGCAGGCGCTAAATCACTTTCGATGCTTCCCTTGAGTGAGCTGCTATCGGTAACGGGCTATATTCGCGGAGGTTGTTCGCCTATAGGCATGAAACACGCGATGTTGACCCTTATTGATTGCTCATGTCAGCGCTTTGATACTATATTTGTGTCGGCAGGCAAGCGCGGCTACCAGCTTGAGTTGTCCCCTCAAGACCTTGTTCGCTTTTGCCAAGCACAGCTCGCTGCAATTTCTGCGGAGGAATAA
- the murJ gene encoding murein biosynthesis integral membrane protein MurJ — protein sequence MPQKTLGAVHAMHGSSQPVRETLAQSLPRLDVSQAAADELTSASHLVQESTRTPQPSFPHGVRPDETSVFIAAASQSAHRISPDDTAVFMRAAQAGASSLPIGSAAANSSSVPLDAQQEAQRLSHVSVKAQTPRSDEVFSTQAKPVPATELAGQQTDAHAASQTAAQVSEARADKSSRLVSFLVIISRITGFLRISAQSWALGLTALASVYTLADQMPNVMYELVAGGMLITSFLPVYIRVREKMGKPGAQAYASNLLSFVLLAMIVLTVISFICAGPIIWTQSAGASDSFDAAQAVWFFRWFAVEIVLYALSSIFSGVLNAERDYLWSNVAPIFNNIIIIASFVLFGYVTRSGAMPVQQAVLFLAIGNPLGVFVQAFIQVPALRKHGIRFYPRINFRDPALRDTLSIGLPTLVVTLVAYPTTAVMSSSILSVTETGAAMSYYARVWYALPFSIFAIPISITMFTELSVYFAQDDLASFIGGIARGASKILFTLIPFSLYFFVFARPLIAIIASNSFSADEIDATSTYLAVLGLTLPFYGLSSYLQKVCSAMLSMKFYAFATCIAAVVQIAVCILGTPIFGLYLVPLSSLIYFGIIDLVTMLRLRMQLGQLGIKRMLISSVYALAFGVLGALAGWAVLQGLTTTLGPASTVMRGLLYAAPSGILSLVVSFGLASVLGKSEAPFFDALFARILPRSARQKASAQ from the coding sequence GTGCCGCAAAAAACTCTTGGAGCTGTGCATGCTATGCATGGGTCTTCGCAGCCGGTTCGTGAAACGCTTGCTCAGAGCTTGCCACGGCTTGATGTTTCACAAGCGGCAGCGGACGAGCTGACGAGTGCGTCGCACTTAGTACAAGAATCAACGCGAACCCCTCAACCGAGCTTTCCTCATGGCGTACGACCTGATGAAACCTCAGTTTTTATAGCCGCTGCATCTCAGAGCGCGCACCGTATTTCGCCCGATGATACGGCTGTTTTTATGCGTGCTGCTCAAGCTGGTGCGAGCTCCCTACCAATCGGTTCGGCGGCGGCAAATTCAAGCAGTGTCCCCCTTGACGCTCAGCAGGAAGCGCAAAGGCTTTCTCATGTGTCTGTTAAAGCTCAGACACCACGCTCAGATGAGGTGTTTTCTACACAAGCAAAGCCTGTACCTGCTACAGAGCTAGCGGGGCAGCAGACGGATGCACATGCTGCATCGCAAACAGCAGCTCAAGTGAGCGAAGCCCGCGCTGATAAGTCATCGCGTCTTGTTAGCTTTCTGGTTATTATCAGTCGTATCACGGGTTTTTTACGCATATCGGCTCAATCGTGGGCACTGGGTCTTACGGCGCTTGCAAGTGTTTATACCCTCGCAGATCAGATGCCTAATGTTATGTATGAGCTGGTTGCAGGCGGTATGCTTATTACCTCGTTTTTGCCGGTGTATATTCGAGTGCGCGAGAAAATGGGAAAACCGGGTGCACAGGCGTATGCTTCAAATCTTTTATCCTTTGTGCTTCTGGCTATGATTGTGTTAACGGTCATTTCGTTTATATGTGCCGGCCCTATCATCTGGACACAATCGGCGGGAGCCTCTGATAGCTTTGATGCAGCGCAGGCGGTTTGGTTCTTCCGCTGGTTTGCTGTTGAGATTGTGCTGTATGCATTGTCATCTATTTTTTCGGGTGTTCTTAATGCTGAGCGCGATTATCTCTGGAGCAACGTAGCACCCATTTTTAATAACATCATCATTATTGCGTCCTTTGTGCTGTTTGGTTATGTTACGCGCTCGGGTGCTATGCCGGTACAACAAGCGGTTCTCTTTCTTGCTATTGGCAACCCACTTGGGGTGTTTGTACAGGCATTTATACAGGTTCCAGCTCTGAGAAAGCACGGTATTCGCTTTTACCCACGCATTAACTTTAGAGACCCCGCCCTTAGAGATACCCTGTCTATCGGTTTGCCAACGCTCGTTGTTACACTTGTTGCATATCCTACCACTGCTGTTATGTCGAGCAGTATTTTATCGGTTACCGAAACAGGTGCAGCCATGAGCTACTATGCGCGCGTCTGGTATGCACTGCCCTTTTCTATCTTTGCAATCCCCATTTCAATTACGATGTTCACCGAGCTTTCGGTTTATTTTGCCCAAGATGACCTAGCCTCTTTTATAGGCGGCATTGCGCGTGGCGCGAGTAAAATCCTCTTTACCCTCATACCATTTAGCTTGTATTTCTTTGTTTTTGCTCGCCCGCTTATTGCAATTATTGCAAGCAATTCATTTTCAGCTGATGAAATTGATGCAACGAGTACCTATCTTGCAGTTTTAGGTTTGACGCTGCCATTTTATGGTTTATCTAGCTACCTTCAAAAGGTTTGCTCAGCAATGTTAAGCATGAAGTTTTATGCCTTTGCAACCTGCATTGCTGCTGTGGTGCAAATTGCTGTTTGCATACTGGGCACGCCTATATTTGGGTTGTACCTCGTGCCTTTAAGCTCGCTTATATATTTTGGCATTATAGATTTGGTTACCATGTTGCGCTTGCGCATGCAGTTAGGTCAACTTGGCATAAAACGTATGCTTATCTCGTCCGTATATGCCTTAGCTTTTGGCGTTTTAGGTGCGCTTGCGGGCTGGGCTGTTCTGCAAGGACTCACAACAACTCTGGGTCCTGCGAGCACGGTTATGCGAGGTTTGCTCTATGCAGCTCCATCAGGAATACTTTCGCTCGTGGTAAGCTTTGGCCTGGCATCGGTGCTTGGCAAATCAGAAGCACCGTTTTTTGATGCGCTCTTTGCACGGATATTGCCGCGCTCAGCACGGCAAAAGGCAAGTGCGCAATAG